The genome window GCCACCAAGCGGAATGCTTTGGGGGTATTGATGGGCATTGAACTGGTGCTTAATGGCGCGAATCTCAATTTTATTGCATTCGGCAGCCGGATTTTGCATGCCGATGGCCAAGCGTCGATCGGCTTGGATGGCCAGTTGATTGCCGTGTTTGTGATTGTGCTGGCGGCGGCCGAAGCGGCGGTGGCGCTGGCCATTACATTGAACTTTTACAACAACCATTCGACGGTGGATGTTGATCGGGCGGACGAACTGAAGGGCTAGTCGCGAAGAAATCGAAGTTCAAATCGCAAAACTCGAAACGCATTTCTAAAAACCCTATGGACCTTTCGACGACACTACCGATGCTGCTAGGAATCGCGTGGCTATTGCCGCTTGCGTCGTTTGTGTTGATTGTGTTTTTTGGCCGGCACATGGGCTCGCATGGCAAGGGGGCGGCTTATGTTGCGTGTGGCGCCATCATTGGGGCGTTCATATTATCGGCGATCTCGCTGGGCGGTTGGCTGGGTCAGCATCCGGTTTCTGCAGCCCAGCATGAGGCTGCCACCGAAGTTGGCACGCTGGCGAAAGCTCCTGTGGAAGGCGTGGCACCGACCGAGCGCGCCGCCACTCCGCCGGTTTCTTACAGCGGCGATTGGTACACGCTGGCCGAGGTGGGAAAGCTGAAAATCAGCATCGGTTGGTACATCGATGCTTTGACGGTGGCCATGTTCTGCATGGTCACGCTGATTGCTTCGTGCATTCACGTTTACGCCATCGGTTACATGCACGACGAACTGCACGAAGTGACGGATCATGAAGTGAAGCTTTCCGATGGCCATCACTTAGTACGGCCGGGACGCTACCATCGGTTTTTCCAGTATCTGTCGCTGTTTAGCTTCAGCATGCTGGGGTTGGTGATTTCCGGAAATTTGGCGATGACGTTCGTGTTTTGGGAACTGGTGGGAATTTGCTCGTATTTTTTGATCGGGTTTTATTTCGAGCGGAAAAGTGCTTCGAACGCGGCCAATAAAGCCTTTATTGTGAATCGCGTGGGAGATTTTGGGTTCATCATCGGCTTGATGGCGCTCTTCGGCGCGTTGGGCACGTTCACATTTGGCGATACGAAAGATGCAGACGGCCGAGTGATTGCCCTGGGCATTTTTAGTCAGATTCGGTCACCTGAAAACGGATACAAGCTGGTGCCGCCCGATGGCATGGTGAAGTCGGCCGCCGGCGACAAAGTGGCCGAAATCGTGCAGGATCATCGCCAAATGGGAGGCGATGCCGCCGCACAATCGGAAATTGCTTCGGAAATGAACGACTGGCGGACGGATGGCTTGGGCTACGGATTGCTGGTCGTGGCCGGCCTGGGCATTTTCTGTGGTTGTGTGGGTAAGAGCGCACAATTTCCGCTGCAGGTTTGGTTGCCTGACGCCATGGAAGGCCCGACGCCTGTTTCGGCTTTGGTGCATTCGGCCACAATGGTGGCTGCCGGCGTGTATTTGGTGGGCCGTTGCTACCCGGTGTTCACGCAGGAAGTGCTGTTGGTGATTGCCTATGTGGGCTGCATCACGCTATTTATTGCCGCG of Pirellulales bacterium contains these proteins:
- the nuoK gene encoding NADH-quinone oxidoreductase subunit NuoK translates to MNLFAEPIGVTHYLVVGAVLFVCGAVCMATKRNALGVLMGIELVLNGANLNFIAFGSRILHADGQASIGLDGQLIAVFVIVLAAAEAAVALAITLNFYNNHSTVDVDRADELKG
- a CDS encoding proton-conducting transporter membrane subunit, with the protein product MLLGIAWLLPLASFVLIVFFGRHMGSHGKGAAYVACGAIIGAFILSAISLGGWLGQHPVSAAQHEAATEVGTLAKAPVEGVAPTERAATPPVSYSGDWYTLAEVGKLKISIGWYIDALTVAMFCMVTLIASCIHVYAIGYMHDELHEVTDHEVKLSDGHHLVRPGRYHRFFQYLSLFSFSMLGLVISGNLAMTFVFWELVGICSYFLIGFYFERKSASNAANKAFIVNRVGDFGFIIGLMALFGALGTFTFGDTKDADGRVIALGIFSQIRSPENGYKLVPPDGMVKSAAGDKVAEIVQDHRQMGGDAAAQSEIASEMNDWRTDGLGYGLLVVAGLGIFCGCVGKSAQFPLQVWLPDAMEGPTPVSALVHSATMVAAGVYLVGRCYPVFTQEVLLVIAYVGCITLFIAA